One Amaranthus tricolor cultivar Red isolate AtriRed21 chromosome 1, ASM2621246v1, whole genome shotgun sequence DNA window includes the following coding sequences:
- the LOC130805859 gene encoding aquaporin PIP2-1-like has protein sequence MTKDVEAVTEQSAQPEFSAKDYHDPPPAPLIDLEELTKWSFYRAIIAEFVATLLFLYITILTVIGYKSQTDTTAGGDDCGGVGILGIAWAFGGMIFILVYCTAGISGGHINPAVTFGLFLARKVSLPRAFFYMVAQCLGAICGVGLVKGFQKAYYVRYGGGVNQMSPGYNKGTGLGAEIIGTFVLVYTVFAATDPKRNARDSHVPVLAPLPIGFAVFMVHLATIPITGTGINPARSFGAAVIYNHEKSWHEHWIFWVGPFVGAAIAAFYHQYILRAAAIKALGSFRSTA, from the exons ATGACTAAGGATGTGGAAGCAGTAACAGAGCAATCTGCACAGCCAGAATTCTCAGCAAAGGATTACCATGATCCACCACCAGCGCCCCTTATTGACTTAGAGGAGCTTACAAAATGGTCATTTTACAGGGCTATTATAGCTGAGTTTGTGGCTACACTCCTTTTCCTTTATATAACTATTCTTACTGTCATTGGTTACAAAAGCCAGACTGATACTACTGCTGGTGGTGATGATTGTGGTGGTGTTGGTATCCTGGGTATCGCTTGGGCCTTTGGTGGCATGATCTTTATCCTTGTTTACTGCACTGCCGGAATCTCAG GAGGACACATAAACCCAGCAGTGACCTTTGGACTGTTCTTGGCAAGGAAAGTCTCACTACCAAGGGCatttttctacatggtagctCAATGTCTTGGTGCCATTTGTGGAGTTGGGTTAGTAAAGGGCTTCCAAAAGGCTTACTATGTCAGGTATGGTGGAGGTGTTAATCAAATGTCTCCTGGTTACAACAAGGGAACTGGTCTTGGTGCTGAAATTATTGGCACTTTTGTTCTTGTTTACACTGTCTTTGCCGCTACTGACCCTAAGAGGAACGCGAGGGACTCTCATGTTCCT GTATTGGCACCACTTCCCATTGGTTTCGCAGTATTTATGGTTCATCTTGCTACCATCCCAATCACTGGTACCGGAATCAACCCTGCTAGGAGTTTCGGAGCCGCAGTGATCTACAACCACGAGAAATCATGGCATGAACAC TGGATTTTCTGGGTGGGACCATTTGTTGGAGCAGCAATAGCAGCATTCTACCACCAGTACATTCTTAGAGCTGCAGCAATCAAGGCTTTGGGATCTTTCAGGAGCACTGCTTAA